A genomic stretch from Erysipelothrix sp. HDW6C includes:
- a CDS encoding ComEC/Rec2 family competence protein, producing the protein MLVVYGIVVLSLFGSWFYHQWVFILAWAMFVERKQNRGAVFCILGIALMVTHYWYPIESNVTGFVESIGASSYVVRSKTQGYRIIGQYDGALGDRLSVVGDQTRIVNSNNRIQTVITKPQTTVQSKNTSIRTILWKKTSDYPLLQDILFSQYNSDYPLLTSLSFQLTGLLTIVTFILRPYIGMQKCKSVRLFICSIHAILFGIGFSLLRVMLKDLVSKEKQVIILLILFPGSVTNIAFILVFGKFLISGLSMRLKDSYAITLYLNLRVLYRFNPLELALYKVTRIVCGLVYIGALLSLHWSFMLEYTVKFFEWYIGFFEISVVKRLTLVGKPSILFLILLVMSAYRQSNTQKYVVSMMCLWLTFYPFTRITYIDVGQGDATLIQYPFNLDTTLIDTGRRQAYSDLRNTLYAQGVKELDQLIITHDDLDHSENTEQLEREFNPRIIKNKTDTLEFYTMLLSDISYEESNANSLIVLGPHNTLFMGDAGLEQERELMRSNPFLSADLLKLGHHGSKTSSGRDFLQALRPRYAIISSRPSTYGHPHNDVMRNLFNLRITPLQTSQLGNITFIWTPFLDYFVTSKGAFGIINTVIKC; encoded by the coding sequence ATGCTTGTAGTTTATGGCATTGTTGTTCTCTCTCTTTTTGGTTCTTGGTTCTATCACCAGTGGGTTTTCATTCTGGCGTGGGCGATGTTTGTGGAGAGGAAACAAAATCGTGGTGCAGTTTTCTGTATTCTTGGGATTGCGTTGATGGTTACACACTACTGGTATCCTATTGAATCAAACGTGACTGGGTTTGTAGAGTCTATCGGGGCATCGAGCTATGTTGTGCGGAGTAAAACACAAGGTTATCGCATTATTGGACAATATGATGGGGCACTTGGAGATCGTTTGTCAGTTGTTGGTGATCAAACACGCATAGTGAATTCAAATAATCGCATTCAAACCGTGATAACAAAGCCGCAAACAACCGTTCAGTCAAAGAATACTTCAATTCGAACGATACTTTGGAAGAAGACTTCTGACTATCCCTTACTTCAAGATATTTTATTTTCACAGTACAATTCGGATTATCCGTTATTAACGTCATTGTCTTTTCAACTTACAGGCCTTCTTACAATTGTAACTTTTATCCTTCGCCCTTACATTGGAATGCAAAAATGCAAGTCTGTTCGTCTTTTCATATGTAGTATTCATGCCATCCTTTTTGGGATTGGCTTTTCATTGCTGCGTGTCATGCTAAAAGACCTTGTAAGCAAAGAAAAACAAGTGATTATCCTCTTAATCCTTTTTCCAGGTAGTGTCACGAATATCGCGTTCATACTTGTTTTTGGCAAGTTTCTAATTTCTGGGTTATCGATGCGGCTGAAGGATTCGTATGCAATTACGCTATATCTTAACTTACGTGTATTGTATCGATTCAATCCTCTTGAATTGGCGCTTTACAAGGTGACTCGGATTGTATGTGGACTTGTGTATATTGGCGCACTGCTCTCTTTGCATTGGTCGTTTATGCTGGAATACACAGTCAAATTCTTTGAGTGGTATATTGGATTTTTTGAAATTAGTGTTGTGAAACGTCTAACACTTGTGGGGAAACCATCCATCCTTTTTTTGATTCTTTTGGTAATGAGTGCATATCGACAATCGAACACACAAAAATATGTGGTCTCGATGATGTGTTTGTGGTTAACGTTTTATCCATTTACACGTATTACATACATCGATGTTGGTCAAGGGGACGCAACGCTGATCCAATATCCATTCAATCTTGATACCACCCTCATTGACACAGGTCGACGTCAAGCATACTCAGACCTCCGCAATACGTTATACGCTCAAGGTGTAAAAGAACTTGATCAGTTAATCATTACTCATGATGACTTAGACCACAGTGAAAATACAGAGCAATTAGAACGTGAATTCAATCCGAGAATCATAAAAAATAAAACAGATACGCTTGAATTCTACACAATGCTTTTGTCAGATATTAGTTACGAAGAAAGTAATGCCAACTCTCTCATTGTCCTTGGGCCACACAATACCTTATTCATGGGTGATGCCGGGCTTGAACAAGAGCGCGAACTCATGCGTTCCAATCCGTTCTTATCTGCTGATTTATTGAAGTTGGGGCACCATGGTTCAAAAACATCGAGTGGTCGTGATTTCTTACAAGCGCTGCGACCACGGTATGCAATCATAAGTTCGCGACCTTCAACATACGGACATCCTCATAATGATGTGATGCGAAATCTTTTCAACCTAAGAATTACCCCGCTTCAAACCTCACAACTTGGGAATATTACCTTCATCTGGACACCGTTTTTGGATTATTTCGTTACTTCCAAGGGTGCATTTGGTATAATTAACACGGTGATAAAATGCTAG
- a CDS encoding ComEA family DNA-binding protein, whose translation MQRVLFFMLLLGVCIMGIVGLKDMRPIDQANQSLMNVTVIYKNETKTVLIEPFATLDEVLEKVVLDGDVDERKINRQKIVAHRDVITIPTLTEIEPISINTATALELQVLTGVGPKMASDIVAYREEHGNFQMLEDLMLVKGMGVKKFEKIKADICL comes from the coding sequence ATGCAACGTGTTCTTTTTTTTATGCTCTTGTTGGGAGTGTGTATCATGGGGATTGTGGGACTCAAAGATATGCGACCGATAGATCAAGCAAACCAATCTTTGATGAATGTTACAGTTATTTATAAGAACGAGACCAAGACAGTTTTAATTGAACCTTTTGCAACGCTAGATGAAGTGCTGGAAAAGGTTGTGTTGGATGGTGATGTTGACGAGCGTAAGATAAATCGCCAGAAGATAGTTGCCCATCGCGATGTGATTACAATCCCAACGCTTACTGAAATTGAACCAATCTCGATCAATACAGCAACAGCTTTAGAACTTCAAGTATTGACCGGTGTCGGTCCGAAGATGGCAAGTGATATTGTCGCATACCGTGAGGAGCATGGAAATTTTCAGATGTTAGAAGATTTAATGCTTGTTAAAGGAATGGGCGTGAAGAAGTTCGAAAAAATAAAGGCCGATATATGCTTGTAG
- the greA gene encoding transcription elongation factor GreA: MTERIPVTQEGLDDLNRELRHLIDVERPEVIEDLKAARAQGDLSENADYDAARDRQARVEARIRELEATISKVEIIDTNSKTKHKTVSLGATVTIFDMELGEEETFSIVGSVEADPDNGKLSNVSPLAQAMLEAVEGDVVEVNVEEPYQVKVLKIK; this comes from the coding sequence ATGACAGAAAGAATTCCAGTTACTCAAGAGGGACTTGACGATCTTAATCGTGAACTCCGCCATCTTATTGATGTCGAACGTCCTGAGGTCATTGAAGACCTAAAAGCAGCGCGTGCACAAGGTGACTTGTCAGAAAACGCTGACTACGATGCAGCTCGTGACCGTCAAGCACGTGTCGAAGCCCGTATTCGTGAACTTGAAGCTACAATCTCAAAAGTTGAGATTATTGACACAAACAGTAAAACAAAACACAAAACAGTAAGCCTTGGTGCTACTGTCACCATCTTCGATATGGAACTTGGTGAAGAAGAAACATTTTCAATTGTTGGATCAGTTGAAGCGGATCCAGACAACGGGAAACTCTCAAACGTATCACCACTTGCCCAAGCAATGCTTGAAGCAGTTGAAGGAGACGTGGTTGAGGTTAACGTTGAAGAACCTTACCAAGTTAAAGTTCTTAAGATTAAATAA
- the udk gene encoding uridine kinase: protein MHPIIIGIAGGSASGKSSIAKRLKNHFEETQNVVIIRMDDYYRDQTDVPMEVRIGTNYDHPFAFDMDLLVADITALKNGQAIQKPVYDFMNHTRSTYHEDIAPSDVIVIEGLMTLDNEALREMLDIKVFVDTAADVRFIRRLKRDVNQRGREMEHVIDQYVTTVRVMHDQFVEPSKRHADIIIPEGAHNAVAIDLLTTKIGSIITSSVV from the coding sequence ATGCATCCGATTATTATTGGGATTGCCGGAGGAAGTGCCTCGGGGAAATCGAGCATTGCCAAGCGCTTAAAAAATCACTTTGAAGAAACTCAAAATGTCGTAATCATTCGTATGGATGATTACTATCGTGATCAAACTGATGTACCGATGGAAGTTCGCATTGGAACCAATTATGACCACCCATTTGCGTTTGATATGGATTTATTGGTTGCTGATATTACAGCACTCAAGAATGGTCAAGCCATTCAGAAACCTGTGTACGATTTTATGAATCACACACGGAGCACATACCATGAAGATATTGCGCCAAGCGATGTTATTGTGATTGAGGGTCTTATGACACTTGATAATGAGGCACTTCGAGAGATGCTTGATATTAAAGTATTTGTTGATACAGCTGCTGATGTGCGATTCATTCGCCGTTTAAAACGTGATGTGAATCAACGTGGTCGCGAAATGGAACACGTAATTGATCAATATGTTACAACCGTTCGAGTCATGCATGACCAGTTTGTCGAACCTTCCAAACGTCATGCCGACATAATCATTCCAGAAGGCGCACATAACGCCGTAGCGATTGATTTGCTGACTACGAAAATAGGTAGTATCATAACCAGTAGTGTGGTATAA
- the mltG gene encoding endolytic transglycosylase MltG — translation MHSLLSMKAKNMTIQTATTITAMKKSTKIITAAISLLVAAAVLFIVLLNSNTSAISKESEPVLFQVEEGQVQSDVLDKLESEGIIKSAFFTKLKAKTSGYTDTYAGYFELDKSWSSVEILEYMNNRDNAAPREVTIMLVEGSWAKDMARTISQHTTASEEKLLELWNDKAYISLLMEYYDVLPVELLDNKSANVLLEGFLYPDTYTFDIEASEKEITELIISNGNRHYNDYKGKIAASGFNHYELMTLASIVEYEANTDVDMRMVAGVFMNRLRDGVKLESSVTVCYALYTFESWEDCERESPDSPYNTYRYEGLTPGPILNPSVRAIEATLDYDKNDYFFFIADVNGDGSVHYQKTYAEHEVVRKELLGY, via the coding sequence ATGCATTCGTTATTAAGCATGAAGGCGAAGAACATGACCATTCAAACTGCGACCACGATCACAGCAATGAAGAAGTCCACTAAGATTATTACAGCCGCTATCAGTTTACTTGTAGCGGCTGCTGTTCTGTTTATCGTGCTCTTAAACAGCAACACAAGCGCAATTTCTAAGGAAAGCGAACCGGTTTTATTTCAAGTTGAGGAAGGTCAAGTTCAAAGTGATGTTCTTGACAAGCTTGAGTCTGAGGGGATCATTAAATCGGCGTTCTTTACGAAATTAAAAGCAAAAACTTCAGGTTATACAGATACCTATGCTGGTTATTTTGAATTAGACAAATCGTGGTCATCCGTCGAAATACTTGAGTATATGAATAATCGTGATAATGCAGCACCCAGAGAGGTGACCATTATGTTGGTGGAGGGAAGTTGGGCCAAAGACATGGCACGTACAATTTCACAACATACAACCGCCTCTGAAGAAAAACTATTGGAACTGTGGAATGATAAAGCCTATATATCGTTATTGATGGAATACTATGATGTACTGCCTGTTGAATTATTGGATAATAAATCAGCCAATGTACTCCTAGAAGGCTTCCTCTACCCAGATACCTATACATTTGATATTGAAGCATCCGAAAAAGAAATTACGGAATTGATCATTTCGAATGGAAACCGTCATTACAATGATTACAAAGGTAAAATTGCCGCATCTGGATTCAATCATTATGAACTTATGACTCTTGCTTCAATTGTTGAATATGAAGCAAATACAGATGTGGACATGCGTATGGTTGCTGGTGTCTTTATGAACCGTTTGCGTGATGGGGTAAAGCTTGAGTCAAGTGTTACCGTCTGTTATGCACTGTATACGTTTGAAAGTTGGGAAGACTGTGAACGTGAAAGTCCAGACTCTCCATACAACACATACCGCTATGAAGGGTTAACACCTGGACCAATTTTGAATCCATCGGTACGAGCTATCGAAGCAACATTGGATTATGATAAAAATGATTACTTCTTCTTCATTGCAGACGTTAATGGTGATGGCAGTGTCCATTACCAAAAAACATATGCAGAACACGAAGTTGTTCGTAAAGAATTATTAGGATACTAG
- a CDS encoding DUF1292 domain-containing protein, with the protein MEEKTIIVINEDGSEVSMDILFTFDDDTFNKSYVLYVNPEDESGEVFVSSYTTEGELESITDEKEWAMIEEVFNAFVIKHEGEEHDHSNCDHDHSNEEVH; encoded by the coding sequence ATGGAAGAAAAAACAATTATTGTTATCAATGAAGACGGTAGTGAGGTATCAATGGATATCCTCTTTACATTTGACGATGATACCTTCAACAAATCATACGTACTTTACGTAAACCCAGAAGATGAATCAGGTGAAGTTTTCGTTTCTAGCTACACTACTGAAGGTGAGCTTGAAAGCATTACTGATGAAAAAGAATGGGCAATGATTGAAGAAGTCTTTAATGCATTCGTTATTAAGCATGAAGGCGAAGAACATGACCATTCAAACTGCGACCACGATCACAGCAATGAAGAAGTCCACTAA
- the ruvX gene encoding Holliday junction resolvase RuvX: MVGKVIGLDYGSKTCGVAVSDALGMFAHPVATLYYSASIDELKEPLQEIITKERVKKIALGYPKMMNNDIGERAQLSEDFKQTLETWFDVEVTLIDERLTSVAAHRILIDQDVSRKKRKKVVDQLAAVQILQSFLDRQRFLEGN, from the coding sequence ATGGTCGGTAAAGTAATTGGCTTGGACTATGGTTCCAAAACATGTGGTGTAGCGGTGTCAGACGCCTTAGGGATGTTTGCGCATCCAGTTGCAACACTGTATTACAGTGCTTCTATTGACGAACTTAAAGAACCACTGCAAGAAATCATAACCAAAGAACGTGTAAAAAAGATTGCGCTCGGTTACCCTAAAATGATGAACAATGATATTGGGGAACGTGCACAATTGTCTGAAGATTTTAAACAAACACTTGAGACGTGGTTTGATGTGGAAGTAACCTTGATTGACGAGAGGTTAACAAGTGTTGCTGCGCATCGTATTTTGATTGATCAAGATGTCTCACGTAAAAAAAGAAAGAAAGTCGTTGACCAGTTAGCTGCGGTGCAGATATTGCAATCGTTTCTTGACCGACAACGGTTCCTAGAGGGAAATTAA
- a CDS encoding IreB family regulatory phosphoprotein — MSKSNMTETMAYNSDQVRHDRIKEILLQVQDALEDRGYQAVSQISGYLISNDPAYISSHKNARNTIQEVERYEIIEELVRFYLDQK; from the coding sequence ATGTCTAAAAGTAATATGACAGAAACAATGGCTTATAATTCTGATCAAGTTCGTCATGATAGAATTAAAGAGATTTTATTACAAGTTCAAGATGCGCTTGAAGATCGTGGATACCAAGCGGTAAGCCAGATCTCAGGATATCTCATTTCTAACGACCCGGCTTATATTTCGTCGCATAAAAATGCACGTAATACAATCCAAGAAGTTGAGCGATACGAAATCATCGAAGAATTGGTTCGTTTCTATCTCGATCAAAAGTAA
- the alaS gene encoding alanine--tRNA ligase, which translates to MKNLSSSEIRNMFLDFFASKQHMIEPGAPLVPVNDDTLLWINSGVAALKRYFDGSVKPANPRIVNIQKSLRTNDIDNVGRTARHHTFFEMMGNFSIGDYFKEEAIAFAYEFLFSPEWIGLDVNKAYFSVHTGDNDAYNFWVKNHNIDPSRILRTDDNYWMIGNGPSGPNSEIFYDRGPAFDPENIGEKLFFEDLENDRYVEVWNVVFSQYDAVEGQPISSFKELPQKNIDTGMGFERLVSIVQEAETNFDTDLFKPIIDAISKLTVVQYEDNVMAYRVIADHIRSLVFTLADGALFSNEGRGYVLRRLLRRAVRFGKVLGIEGSFLNGLVDEVIAVMKDFYPYISERRDMIVELILSEEKRFAKTLAGGEKLLLDSIKASESHNIAGDVAFKLYDTYGFPVELTQEIAAEYHFTVDLEGFNIALEAQKERARSSRTKTESMNSQQEEIMNFTVPSEFVYDALSLESTVVGLFVDGKRVDSFSGKGHVVFAQTPFYAESGGQVADTGTINAAAASGRVIDVQRIPGGQNLHLVEVEGAIEEGQTFMLSVDRQRRVLIRKNHSAVHLLQAALKQIVGDHVKQAGSYVDDEYFRFDFSHFERLNDAQQQEIETLINDWIAASLPIVTEEKPLDEAKKMGAMALFSENYGDIVRVVSMGDVSIELCGGIHAQGTGEIGLFTIVSEESVGSGVRRIIGKTSKGAFETLKASEMAIAAIRDQLKLSPQKSIHDKIQEMSDEIKTLEQKFQEVMGDVLNAKTQDYVNAAHVINDDLKFVWIDLEDQETEMVKDLVERVRNHVDVVFVANAKADSVTFVVGMSDAAIKNGYKAGDFAKAAALVTGGNGGGRPNFAQAGGKDITKLSTAKAEIFNKVGINL; encoded by the coding sequence ATGAAAAACTTAAGCAGTAGCGAAATTAGAAATATGTTCTTGGATTTCTTTGCGTCCAAGCAACACATGATTGAACCCGGAGCGCCCCTTGTTCCCGTCAATGATGATACTTTATTGTGGATAAACTCAGGTGTTGCAGCACTCAAACGTTATTTTGATGGAAGTGTCAAACCTGCGAATCCGCGTATCGTAAATATTCAAAAGTCCTTGCGCACAAACGACATTGATAATGTTGGACGTACAGCACGTCACCATACTTTCTTTGAAATGATGGGAAACTTTTCGATTGGCGATTATTTTAAAGAAGAAGCCATCGCTTTTGCGTACGAGTTCTTGTTTTCGCCTGAATGGATTGGTCTTGATGTCAATAAAGCGTACTTTAGCGTTCATACAGGGGATAATGATGCGTATAATTTTTGGGTGAAAAATCACAATATCGATCCAAGTCGTATCCTTCGCACTGATGACAACTATTGGATGATTGGAAATGGTCCAAGTGGTCCTAACAGTGAGATATTTTACGATCGTGGTCCTGCATTTGATCCAGAAAATATTGGTGAGAAACTCTTTTTTGAAGATTTAGAAAATGATCGTTATGTCGAAGTATGGAATGTTGTATTCTCACAGTATGATGCTGTTGAAGGTCAACCGATTTCATCATTTAAAGAACTTCCACAAAAAAATATTGATACAGGAATGGGATTTGAACGACTCGTCAGTATTGTACAAGAAGCAGAAACAAACTTCGATACCGATTTGTTTAAACCGATTATTGATGCAATTAGCAAGCTTACTGTAGTGCAATATGAGGACAATGTGATGGCATATCGTGTCATTGCTGACCATATTCGCTCACTCGTATTTACGTTGGCGGATGGAGCGTTATTCTCTAATGAAGGCCGTGGATACGTCTTACGTCGCTTGCTTCGTCGTGCGGTTCGTTTTGGAAAAGTCTTGGGAATTGAAGGCAGTTTCTTGAATGGACTTGTTGATGAAGTCATCGCAGTTATGAAAGATTTCTATCCATACATAAGCGAACGTCGTGACATGATTGTTGAATTAATCCTGAGTGAAGAGAAACGCTTTGCAAAAACCTTAGCAGGTGGAGAGAAACTCTTGTTAGACAGCATTAAGGCAAGTGAGAGTCATAATATCGCCGGTGATGTCGCATTCAAACTTTATGATACCTATGGATTCCCTGTTGAATTGACTCAAGAAATTGCCGCGGAATATCATTTCACTGTCGACCTTGAGGGATTTAATATCGCCTTGGAAGCACAAAAAGAACGTGCACGTTCAAGTCGTACAAAAACAGAATCTATGAACTCACAGCAAGAAGAAATCATGAATTTCACGGTTCCAAGTGAATTTGTATACGATGCATTGAGTCTGGAATCAACAGTGGTTGGATTGTTTGTAGATGGTAAACGTGTTGATTCGTTCAGTGGTAAAGGACACGTTGTCTTTGCTCAGACACCGTTTTATGCTGAGAGTGGGGGACAAGTCGCCGATACCGGAACAATTAACGCTGCTGCTGCAAGCGGCCGTGTGATTGATGTTCAACGCATACCTGGTGGACAAAACCTCCATCTTGTTGAAGTTGAAGGGGCGATTGAAGAAGGACAAACCTTCATGTTAAGTGTCGATCGTCAACGTCGTGTTCTCATTCGCAAGAATCACTCAGCAGTTCATTTGCTTCAAGCAGCGCTTAAACAAATTGTTGGAGATCATGTCAAACAAGCGGGTTCCTATGTTGATGACGAATACTTCCGCTTTGATTTCTCGCATTTTGAACGTCTCAATGATGCGCAACAACAAGAAATTGAAACCTTGATTAATGATTGGATAGCAGCATCTTTACCCATTGTTACCGAAGAGAAACCATTGGATGAAGCGAAGAAAATGGGAGCAATGGCATTGTTCTCAGAAAATTATGGTGATATTGTACGTGTTGTAAGTATGGGTGATGTCTCCATTGAACTCTGTGGCGGAATTCATGCACAGGGAACAGGTGAAATTGGGCTCTTTACAATTGTTTCTGAAGAAAGTGTTGGTTCGGGTGTCCGTCGAATTATTGGTAAAACAAGCAAAGGTGCTTTCGAAACACTTAAAGCCAGTGAAATGGCAATTGCAGCAATTCGTGACCAATTAAAACTATCTCCCCAAAAATCAATTCATGATAAAATTCAAGAAATGAGTGATGAGATTAAAACGCTTGAGCAAAAGTTCCAAGAGGTTATGGGTGATGTGTTAAATGCAAAGACCCAAGACTATGTAAATGCTGCGCACGTTATCAATGATGACTTAAAATTTGTATGGATTGATCTTGAGGATCAAGAAACAGAAATGGTTAAGGATTTAGTTGAACGTGTTCGCAATCATGTAGATGTCGTTTTTGTTGCTAATGCAAAGGCAGATAGCGTGACATTTGTCGTTGGAATGAGTGATGCTGCGATTAAAAATGGATACAAAGCTGGCGATTTCGCGAAAGCTGCTGCACTCGTTACCGGTGGTAATGGGGGTGGTCGTCCCAACTTTGCACAGGCTGGTGGCAAGGATATCACCAAACTCTCAACTGCAAAAGCGGAAATCTTCAACAAAGTGGGGATTAATCTTTAA
- a CDS encoding TrkA C-terminal domain-containing protein yields the protein MITKKKQPRYQQIALDIAARIARNDLVEGQRISGRSILSSEYGVSPETIRRAVNLLDEVGCVHVATNYGVIVGPKAHAIKYLDSFSSVSDVTELKHQLNVLMEQRTKIDDEINNVINQIVDLSGRFTFSDPLKRFEFVLKENSKLIGESIRSSSFYQTTKMTIIALNRGGDMILSPGPDAIFEAGDVLIVIGNVLDVASVELLIQN from the coding sequence ATGATTACAAAGAAAAAACAACCACGATACCAACAAATTGCATTGGATATTGCTGCTCGGATTGCACGCAATGATCTTGTTGAAGGCCAACGTATTTCCGGTCGGTCAATATTATCGAGTGAATACGGAGTTTCTCCTGAAACGATTCGTCGTGCTGTTAATCTTCTTGACGAAGTCGGTTGTGTCCATGTTGCCACAAATTACGGTGTTATCGTAGGACCCAAAGCTCACGCCATTAAATATCTCGACTCGTTTTCTTCGGTGAGTGATGTTACGGAGTTGAAGCATCAGTTGAACGTACTGATGGAACAACGTACAAAAATCGATGACGAAATTAATAATGTTATCAATCAAATTGTCGATTTATCCGGTCGTTTTACATTCTCTGACCCTTTAAAGCGTTTTGAGTTTGTCTTGAAAGAGAACTCAAAATTAATTGGAGAATCCATTCGAAGTTCGTCATTCTATCAAACAACAAAGATGACGATCATTGCACTTAATCGTGGTGGAGATATGATTTTATCTCCAGGTCCAGATGCTATTTTTGAAGCGGGTGATGTATTAATTGTAATTGGAAATGTCCTTGATGTTGCCAGTGTCGAATTGTTGATTCAAAACTAG